Proteins encoded within one genomic window of Heptranchias perlo isolate sHepPer1 chromosome 35, sHepPer1.hap1, whole genome shotgun sequence:
- the LOC137301994 gene encoding probable G-protein coupled receptor 139 produces the protein MSLSYMIKLQILWALNDIQKIYFPILAAFGVPVNVVTIVIMSRGKCGLSKCVTRYLVAMAAADLLVVIIDLILRQIPIVYREQFSFLRVIRMCNIHAVLLYAVTDCSVWFTVTFTFDRFVAICCQKLKTKYCTEKTAALVLGTVTVLSGLKNIFWYFLYTNEYWLSNSPWFCRVPPIVAHSLVWTVTELMHYVLTPFIPFLLIVLFNVLTVRHIVVASRARRRIRGPSSGESPSDPEMENRRKSIVLLFVISGNFILLWVVFTACSILRRLDYLGYPVPLPTFVTEIGFMLQLLSCCTNTFVYAVTQRKFREELRNGVKYPLAMMVKLIR, from the coding sequence TTAAcgtggtgacgattgtgatcatgtctcggggaaagtgcggtctctccaaatgtgtcactcgctacctggtggccatggcagcggcggatctactggtcgttatcatcgatctgatattaaggcagattccgattgtttaTCGGGAACAATTTAGTTTTCTGCGGGTAATTAgaatgtgtaatatccacgccgtcctgctttatgcagtcacAGACTGTTCAGTCTggttcacggtcactttcacctttgatcgatttgtggccatttgttgccagaagctgaaaactaaatattgcaccgagaagacGGCGGCTTTGGTTCTAGGAACAGTAACTGTGCTGAGCGGCTTGAAGAACATTTTCTGGTATTTTCTGTATACAAATGAGTATTGGCTTTCTAATAGTCCCTGGTTTTGCCGTGTCCCACCCATTGTAGCTCATTCGCTGGTCTGGACGGTCACTGAATTAATGCATTATGTGTTAACGCCATTTATTCCATTTCTTTTGATTGTACTGTTCAATGTATTAACGGTCAGGCACATTGTCGTGGCCAGCAGAGCACGCAGGAGAATCCGGGGTcccagcagtggggagagtcccagtgacccagagatggagaaccgaaggaaatccatagtTTTACTatttgttatatcggggaatttcatcctgttatgggtgGTGTTCACTGCGTGTTCTATATTGAGACGGTTGGATTATTTGGGATATCCTGTTCCCCTGCCCACATTTGTTACAGAAATCggcttcatgctccagctcctgagttgctgcacgaacacttttgtttatgcagtgacccaaaggaaattcagagaggagttgaggaatggagtgaaatatcccctcgcaatgatggtcaaattaattagatga